The proteins below come from a single Zea mays cultivar B73 chromosome 8, Zm-B73-REFERENCE-NAM-5.0, whole genome shotgun sequence genomic window:
- the LOC100281688 gene encoding 6-phosphofructokinase 2: METVTVVVAPAPVAVTQQPPQHKLAELKPSSFAGVPKSSPATKAKPAKTKKLAGGCGGYVLEDVPHLTDYLPELKSYPNPLQDHPAYSVVKQYFVNPDDTVAKKIVVHKSGARGTHFRRAGPRQRVYFQPDEVTAAIVTCGGLCPGLNTVIRELVCGLHDMYGVATVYGIEGGYKGFYARNTVELTPRSVNDIHKRGGTVLGTSRGGQDTAKIVDSIQDRGVNQVYIIGGDGTQKGAASIHEEVQRRGLKCAVVGVPKTIDNDIAVIDKSFGFDTAVEEAQRAINAAHVEAESAENGVGVVKLMGRNSGFIAMYATLASRDVDCCLIPESPFYLDGRGGLLEFVEKRLRDNGHMVIVVAEGAGQDLIAKSMNFADTHDASGNKVLLDVGLWLSHKIKEHFKKKPSFPITLKYIDPTYMIRAVPSNASDNVYCTLLAHSALHGAMAGYTGFTVAPVNGRHAYIPFYRITEKQNKVVITDRMWARVLCSTNQPCFLTHQDVEGAGLDEEEPQMPLVEGENALVRNPSMCNGNGHLCSGAA; encoded by the exons ATGGAGACCGTCACCGTCGTTGTCGCGCCGGCTCCGGTGGCCGTCACCCAGCAGCCACCGCAGCACAAGCTCGCCGAGTTGAAGCCTTCCTCCTTCGCCGGCGTGCCGAAATCGTCGccggcgaccaaggccaagccgGCCAAGACGAAGAAGCTCGCCGGCGGCTGTGGCGGGTACGTCCTTGAGGACGTCCCGCACCTCACCGACTACCTCCCCGAGCTCAAG AGCTACCCGAATCCCCTACAAGACCACCCTGCCTACTCTGTCGTCAA GCAGTACTTCGTGAACCCGGACGACACGGTGGCGAAGAAGATCGTGGTGCACAAGAGCGGCGCGCGGGGGACGCACTTCCGGCGCGCCGGCCCGCGGCAGCGCGTGTACTTCCAGCCGGACGAGGTGACGGCGGCGATCGTCACCTGCGGCGGGCTGTGCCCGGGCCTCAACACCGTCATCCGCGAGCTCGTCTGCGGCCTGCACGACATGTACGGCGTGGCCACCGTCTACGGCATCGAGGGCGGGTACAAGGGCTTCTACGCGCGCAACACGGTGGAGCTCACGCCGCGCTCCGTCAACGACATCCACAAGCGCGGCGGCACGGTGCTGGGCACCTCCCGCGGCGGCCAGGACACGGCCAAGATCGTGGACAGCATCCAGGACCGCGGGGTCAACCAGGTGTACATCATCGGCGGCGACGGCACGCAGAAGGGCGCCGCGTCCATCCACGAGGAGGTGCAGCGGCGCGGCCTCAAGTGCGCCGTCGTCGGCGTGCCCAAGACCATCGATAACGACATCGCCGTCATCGACAAGTCCTTCGGCTTCGACACCGCCGTGGAGGAGGCGCAGCGCGCCATCAACGCCGCGCACGTCGAGGCCGAGAGCGCCGAGAACGGCGTCGGGGTCGTCAAGCTCATGGGCCGGAACAGCGGCTTCATCGCCATGTACGCCACGCTCGCCAGCCGCGACGTCGACTGCTGCCTCATCCCGGAGTCGCCCTTCTACCTCGACGGCAGGGGCGGCCTCCTCGAGTTCGTCGAGAAGCGCCTCCGCGACAACGGCCACATGGTCATCGTCGTGGCCGAGGGCGCCGGCCAGGACCTCATCGCCAAGAGCATGAACTTCGCCGACACCCACGACGCGTCCGGCAACAAGGTGCTCCTTGACGTCGGCCTCTGGCTCTCCCACAAGATCAAGGAGCATTTCAAGAAGAAGCCCAGCTTCCCCATCACCCTCAAGTACATCGACCCGACCTACATGATCCGCGCCGTGCCGTCCAACGCCTCCGACAACGTCTATTGCACGCTGCTGGCGCACAGCGCACTGCACGGCGCCATGGCCGGGTACACCGGATTCACCGTCGCGCCGGTGAACGGAAGGCACGCCTACATCCCCTTCTAC AGGATCACCGAGAAGCAGAACAAGGTGGTGATCACGGACCGGATGTGGGCACGGGTGTTGTGCTCCACGAACCAGCCGTGCTTCCTGACACACCAGGACGTCGAGGGGGCAGGGTTGGACGAGGAGGAGCCGCAGATGCCACTCGTCGAGGGCGAGAACGCCTTAGTCAGGAACCCGTCCATGTGCAACGGCAATGGCCACCTCTGCAGTGGCGCGGCCTGA